CGGCTCCGACGGCTCCGTGGTGGCCTGCGTCTACAACTTCTCCGGGTCGACCCATGACGCCTACCGGGTCGGCCTGCCGCACCCGGGACGCTGGCTCGAAATCCTCAACACCGACGCGGCGGACTACGGCGGCTCCGGCCTGGGCAACCTCGGCGAAGTGCTGGCGACCGACGAGCCCTGGCACGACCGTCCCGCCTCGGCCGCCGTGACGCTCGCGCCGCACGCCGCGGTCTGGCTGCGCCACCGCTAGGAGCCGCACCGGCCGCTGAGACTCAGTACAGTGCTGCGGCCAGCTTGCGGCGCGCGGCCACGACGAACGGCTCGGCCTGGTCGAACAACTCGAACAACTCGAGCAGACGGGTCCGCGCCCTGGTGCGGTCGTCGCCGGAAGTGCGCTTGACCACGCCGATCAGCCGATCGAAGGCCGCCTCCGGACGCTGCTGGAACAGTTCGAGATCGGCGGCTCGGATCGCGGCGTCGACATTCGACGGGTCCGTGTCCGCCTCCGCGACGGCCGACTCCGGCAGGTCCTGGGCTCGCGCCAGGAAGCGCAGCTGGCGCAACGCGCCCTTGGCCTCCTCGTTCGCCGGCTCGGCGTCGAGAATCGCTTGGTAGGCCGCCTCGGCGCCGGCCAGGTCACCCTGCTCCAGCGCCGCCTCGGCCGCCGCGAAACGCGGATCCTCGGCCGGCTGCTGCGGCTGCCCACCGCCTTCGAGCTTGCCCGCCACCGCGTCCACCACCGCGTTCAGCCACTGCCGCACCTGCGGCTCGGGCTGGGCGCCCTCGAAATCGGCCAGCGGTTGCCCGGCCGCGATCGCGATCACCGTGGGGATGCCCTGTACCCGCAACGCCTGCGCGATGCGCATATTGGCCTCGGCTTCGACCGTGGCCAGATCCCAGGTGCCGCCGTCGGCGGCCACCAGACGCTCCAATGTGCGGACCAGTTCGATGCTGCCCGGGCTGCGCTGCGAGTACAGCACCACCACCACGGGCACCTGCATGGACCGGCGCAGGACCTTGGTCTCGAAATCGGCCTCGGACACCGCGTGGCCGCCACCGGCCGCGGCGCCCGCGCCTCCCGCGGGCTGCTTCAGGCTGGACAGATCCACCGCTCCGGACATGGCGGCGGCGACAGCGGGCGAAGGACGGCGTGCGGCTGGTCGATTCACGACTTCCAGTTTGTCACGACGTGGCGGATACGGGTGCCCCGGACTCGGCCGAACCGGCGTTGCTCAGCTCACCCAACTGCCCCGAACGCACCGCCCACACTTCGAACAGCACGGTGCAGAACGGCGGGATGCTGGACAGCAGCGCCAGCACGGTGGTCTTGGCGCTCCACCCCAGCTCGCGCGCCGCCACGATCGCGGTGATCACGAACAGCACGAACACGATGCCGTGCGTCATGCCGAACACCTTGACCGGCCACAACACCGGCTCGGGAAGCCGTTTGAACACCATGCCGATGATCAGCAGCACCCAGGAGATCGCCTCGAGCACCGCGATGAAACGAAACCGCTTGGCCACCGTGCTCAGGTCGAAGACATTGCCCATGCGCCCATTCTGCCGGATGCACTACACACTGTCGTAGTGAGCTGTGTCTAATTTGCCGTGTTCGATTTGCGGCGCCTGCGGCGCCGCGTGTTCGCGGCCCCCTCTTGGCTCGCGTTCGCGCGACCGCCGCTTGCTCCTTCGTCGCCTACGCGGCGGCCGCGCGAACGCGAGCCGGGCCGCGAACGGCAATGCTCGGTCTCGCTTCGCTCGAAACCTGTAGTCGAGGCGAGCCGGGCACGACCGCGTGCGCACGCAGAACCAGAGGGCGCGACCAACAGACTTCGGTCCCGCCGTCACGCTCCCGGCCGCCGCGCCCCCTCTCGCAGCACACGGCGGACACCGCCCCTCCGCCTACGCGGATAGGCCACTCGGACGCGAGACGGGGCCCGCGAGCTCCGTCTCGCTTCGCTCGATACCCGTAGTCGAAGCGAGCCGGGCAAGACGGCATACAAACACAGAACCAGAACGCGCGACCGACACGCCACGAACTCAGTGGCCGCTCATCGCCGCCACCACGCGATGGCCGTGGAAAGACCGATGGCCGCCCACGTCGGGGCGGCCATCGGCACGACTCGGCGCGGGGCGTCGCCCCGCCGGGGTCAGACGCGGACGATCAGCGCGTCGCCCTGCCCGCCGCCGCCGCAGAGCGCGGCCGCGCCGACCCCGCCGCCGCGGCGCTTCAGTTCCAGCACCAGGTGCAGCAGGATGCGGGCGCCGGACATGCCCAGCGGGTGTCCGATGGCGATCGCGCCACCGTTGACGTTCACCTTCTCCGGGTCGATGCTCAGTTTGCGGGTGGACGCGACGCCGACCGCGGCGAACGCCTCGTTGATCTCCACCAGGTCCAGGTCGGCGGGCGAGATGCCCTCACGCGCGCAGGCTTTGGCGATCGCGTTCGCGGGCTGATCCTGCAGGGTCGAGTCCGGGCCCGCGACCACGCCCGCCGCGCCGATCTCGGCGATCCAGGACAACCCGAGCGACTGCGCCTTCTCCTTGCTCATCACCACAACCGCGGCGGCGCCGTCGGAGATCTGCGACGCGGTCCCCGCGGTGATGGTGCCGTCCTTACGGAACGCCGGACGCAGCTTGGCCAGCGACTCCACCGTGGTGTCGGCGCGAATGCCCTCGTCCGTGGTCACCAGCACCGGATCGCCCTTACGCTGCGGCACCGCGACCGGGACCACCTCGTCGTCGAAGACGCCGTTCTTCCAGGCCGCCGCCGCACGCTGGTGCGAAGCGGCCGCGAACGCGTCCTGATCCTCCCGGCTGATCCGGTCGGTCTCGTTGCGCTGCTCGGTGAGCGCGCCCATGGCCTGGTCGGTGAAGATGTCGTGCAGACCGTCGTAGGCCATGTGGTCGCGCAGCGTCACATCGCCGTACTTGAAGCCCTCCCTGCTCTTCTCCAGCAGGTGCGGTGCCTGGCTCATCGACTCCTGACCGCCCGCGACGACGATCTCGTACTCGCCCGCCCGGATCAGCTGATCGGCCAGCGCGATCGCGTTGATGCCGGACAGGCAGACCTTGTTCAGCGTCAGCGCGGGCACGTCCATCGGGATGCCCGCGGCCACCGCCGCCTGCCGGGCCGGGATCTGCCCCGCGCCCGCGGTGAGCACCTGACCCATGATCACGTAGTCGACCTGGTCGGGCGCGACGCCGCCCTTTTCCAGCGCCGCCTTGATCGCGAACCCGCCCAGATCGGAACCGCTGAAGTCCTTCAGACCTCCGAGCAGCCTGCCGACCGGGGTACGCGCACCGGAGACGATCACGGAAGTGGTCACGACGAGCCTCGCATTCGTAGATCGGACCTGCCCCGCGCCCGCATCGGGCCGCGCGAGAGCAGGTGTTCCTACCCAACGGTAGCGGGTGCGCCTCGCGCGCCCAGTGCCAGGTCGCGCTACTTTCGAAGGGTGAGCAACGTTATCGAACAGTCATCTTTCATCCCGGCGGATTACGTCACCGCGGTCGATCACGTCGGCATCGCGGTGCCGGACCTGGACGCGGCGGTCGCCTGGTATGCCGAGAACCTCGGCATGGTCGAGACCCACCGCGAGGTCAACGAGGCTCAGGGCGTGCACGAGGCGATGCTGTCGCTGCCCGGCGCACCCGACCGCGCCACTGCCCTGCAGTTGCTGGCTCCGCTCAACGCGGAATCCACCATCGCGAAGTTCATCGACCGCAGCGGACCCGGCTTGCA
Above is a genomic segment from Nocardia sputorum containing:
- a CDS encoding tetratricopeptide repeat protein; this translates as MSGAVDLSSLKQPAGGAGAAAGGGHAVSEADFETKVLRRSMQVPVVVVLYSQRSPGSIELVRTLERLVAADGGTWDLATVEAEANMRIAQALRVQGIPTVIAIAAGQPLADFEGAQPEPQVRQWLNAVVDAVAGKLEGGGQPQQPAEDPRFAAAEAALEQGDLAGAEAAYQAILDAEPANEEAKGALRQLRFLARAQDLPESAVAEADTDPSNVDAAIRAADLELFQQRPEAAFDRLIGVVKRTSGDDRTRARTRLLELFELFDQAEPFVVAARRKLAAALY
- a CDS encoding DUF3817 domain-containing protein, with amino-acid sequence MGNVFDLSTVAKRFRFIAVLEAISWVLLIIGMVFKRLPEPVLWPVKVFGMTHGIVFVLFVITAIVAARELGWSAKTTVLALLSSIPPFCTVLFEVWAVRSGQLGELSNAGSAESGAPVSATS
- a CDS encoding acetyl-CoA C-acetyltransferase, which encodes MTTSVIVSGARTPVGRLLGGLKDFSGSDLGGFAIKAALEKGGVAPDQVDYVIMGQVLTAGAGQIPARQAAVAAGIPMDVPALTLNKVCLSGINAIALADQLIRAGEYEIVVAGGQESMSQAPHLLEKSREGFKYGDVTLRDHMAYDGLHDIFTDQAMGALTEQRNETDRISREDQDAFAAASHQRAAAAWKNGVFDDEVVPVAVPQRKGDPVLVTTDEGIRADTTVESLAKLRPAFRKDGTITAGTASQISDGAAAVVVMSKEKAQSLGLSWIAEIGAAGVVAGPDSTLQDQPANAIAKACAREGISPADLDLVEINEAFAAVGVASTRKLSIDPEKVNVNGGAIAIGHPLGMSGARILLHLVLELKRRGGGVGAAALCGGGGQGDALIVRV
- the mce gene encoding methylmalonyl-CoA epimerase, with protein sequence MSNVIEQSSFIPADYVTAVDHVGIAVPDLDAAVAWYAENLGMVETHREVNEAQGVHEAMLSLPGAPDRATALQLLAPLNAESTIAKFIDRSGPGLQQLAYRVTDIEAVSAHLRAKGLRLLYEAPRHGTADSRINFIHPKDAGGVLIELVEPNANVTH